Within the Glycine max cultivar Williams 82 chromosome 12, Glycine_max_v4.0, whole genome shotgun sequence genome, the region aaattaaaattaaaaataaaatttaaattaaaaaaaaaattaccgtTTAAATGGGGTTGACAAATCCCGACTGCTCAGTGTCAGTGTCACGTAAAAGTGgtgtactttaaaaaattaagccaCAAACTAGTAAGAAGATAACAATTGAGAGATGGTGTACATTATAAAAAAGTACCGTTTAAATGGGGTTGAAATTTTTGTAGAGAGAGAGAGCGTGTACATTAAAAAAACCCCTTTTTCAGTACCCTACATCTCATTCGCAAGCAGAACTTATAGTATTTAGAAGATAACAATTGAGAGATCGGACAAGTAAgaactcaataaaaaaacaatttttatatattacttaaccaaaataattaattttaaaaaaattaataaaatctcaattataTCACACATGAAAAGACcgaaaatatcaaataatttctcgtatatataatatataatgacAATAAAGTAAATACCCAATTGAACCAATGTGTGGTACCTGGTGTAGGTCACGAACCTTCTAGGCTCAATCAATACTAGCATAGTACAAATTTTGGTATCGGGAATATCTAGGATTCACTTACCAAGTCCCCAACACATGGGGCAAATATTTCAAGTTTCAACCGCACCtagttttgttttccttttcactTTCACGGTTTCACCCAAAACCACCCATGGTTTCGCCAACCCCACTTTAAAACCACCCAACTCTAACATCCTAAGTAACCACATATTTAAGGATCCTCATCCCACAGCCTCAacccaaaccaaaccaaaccaaatcaaAGCAAGCCAATTGGTCTCTCTCTTACACCATGAGTGCATCAACCAAAGCTTGGATTGTGGCATCAAGCATAGGGGCAGTGGAGGCCTTGAAAGACCAATTAGGTGTATGCAGATGGAACTATGCTTTAAGGTCACTACAACAACATGCAAAGAACAACATCAGATCTTATAGTCAAGCTAGGAAATTGTCCTCTGCATCCTCTGCTGCGGTTTCCAACAAGGTCAAGAGAACCAAAGAAGAGCATATGGGGAAAGTCATCGAATTCAATTGCTGGGGTCCTAGTACTGCaaagttttaattagttaatatttatCTTAGGTGTTGCTACGATGAGACGGTGAATAGAGACTGCTTTTTTCCATATTCAATCCCAATATCCCCCATTAAGCATCATTATGTATCTCAATTCCAATGTCTAGTGCCCCTTTGCAAGATATATACTTATTCGTAGTCCTTTCATCTCCTCATGTTATGTATCTTATTTCATCCCATTATTATAGCAAATATATCTCGAtcgatttgaagaaaaaatgaggTGTATAGTGTATTTTCCTTCTACCCCtataaatgatgaaaaattCTAGATTGGTTTtagattatgtaattttttttttgtttacccCAAAATATTTCCCGACCACATGAGACTAAATTTTGTACTAGAGATCACCGAAGTATTTTGTAATAACAAAAGGTTACTAACGAGTTTTGATAATGAATTGACTGCATGTTTGTTTTTCAGTTTCAAATGGATGTTtggagtaaaataaaatttacaaaaatatctacatcctttcttttata harbors:
- the LOC100776723 gene encoding uncharacterized protein, which encodes MSASTKAWIVASSIGAVEALKDQLGVCRWNYALRSLQQHAKNNIRSYSQARKLSSASSAAVSNKVKRTKEEHMGKVIEFNCWGPSTAKF